In a single window of the Vicia villosa cultivar HV-30 ecotype Madison, WI unplaced genomic scaffold, Vvil1.0 ctg.003510F_1_1, whole genome shotgun sequence genome:
- the LOC131641087 gene encoding uncharacterized protein LOC131641087, which yields MAPDRDAPPENSQENSQERDNQERDAPDTNAPPDTEAKEVARGITIMKGIIRHRDQGLVYPLEWNSELQPIGPNSAKLTSYIGTLVRMHIPVSVAKWNLKSEDLDAKKKRFGKSFRGLLTYQMSVDATYLVWPEKDIEGGKLF from the exons atggctccggatagagatgctccacctgaaaactcacaagaaaactcacaagaaagagataatcaagaaagagatgctccggatacaaatgctccacctgatactgaagcaaaagaagttgcacgaggcatcaccattatgaagggaatcattcgacatagagaccaaggattagtataccctttggaatggaattctgaattacagccaattggtcctaattctgcaaagttgacaagctacattggtacacttgttcgtatgcatattccagtctccgtagctaaatggaatctaaaaagcgaagacttggatgcgaaaaaaaagcgatttgggaagagcttcag aggacttttgacataccagatgagcgtagacgctacatacttagtttggccggaaaaagatatagagggtggaaagcttttttga